One Streptomyces lincolnensis genomic region harbors:
- a CDS encoding 5-formyltetrahydrofolate cyclo-ligase — translation MLRREFLAVRSRLTADDVREAAVALAERALELPELARARTVAAYVSVGSEPGTLALLDALRARGVRVLLPALLPDNDLDWGAYAGEGSLARVQHGGKMALFEPAGERLGPDSVTGADVVLLPGLAVDARGMRLGRGGGSYDRVLARLERAGAHPALVVLLYDSEVVDHIPAEAHDRPVQAVVTPSGVRRFPSA, via the coding sequence ATGTTGCGGCGGGAGTTCCTCGCGGTGAGGAGCAGGTTGACGGCGGATGACGTGCGCGAAGCCGCGGTCGCGCTGGCCGAACGGGCGCTTGAGCTGCCCGAACTGGCGCGGGCGCGCACCGTGGCGGCGTACGTCTCCGTGGGGAGCGAACCGGGAACGCTCGCGCTGTTGGACGCGCTGCGCGCGCGGGGCGTGCGGGTGCTCCTGCCGGCTCTCCTCCCCGACAACGACCTCGACTGGGGCGCCTACGCGGGCGAGGGCTCCCTCGCCCGCGTCCAACACGGCGGAAAAATGGCCCTCTTCGAACCGGCCGGCGAGCGCCTGGGCCCGGACTCCGTGACCGGGGCCGACGTCGTGCTGCTGCCCGGCCTCGCGGTCGACGCCCGCGGGATGCGCCTGGGGCGCGGCGGAGGCTCGTACGACCGCGTCCTCGCGCGCCTGGAGCGTGCGGGCGCGCATCCCGCGCTGGTGGTGCTCCTGTACGACTCCGAGGTCGTCGACCACATTCCGGCCGAGGCACACGACCGGCCGGTGCAGGCGGTCGTGACACCGTCGGGGGTGCGCCGCTTCCCCAGCGCCTGA